The proteins below come from a single Rariglobus hedericola genomic window:
- a CDS encoding efflux RND transporter periplasmic adaptor subunit, whose amino-acid sequence MSTPVTASALSTTTARRVAPLSRYRFFLSLVSLSLVAVVAVAAAPAAAPAGPKVTVASVEQRTVTEHRELLGRVEAVESVELRPRVSGHIDEVRLQAGQLVNKGDVLFTIDPRWYRAQFDLATAQAQSARVRVSIAEREAKRSDDLLKERAISVEEADTRSSRLAEARADLLAAEATLASARLDLEYTEVRAPITGRVNRAYVTSGNLVSGAPGAATLLTSIVSTGEVYVYADVDEATVLTFNRLQAAGRLATNSAGRIAVEMELSDETGFPHRGVIESADNRLDPGTGSLVLRMVFSNTNGQLIPGLSARVRLPVSAPEPTLFISERAIGTDQSQKFVLTVDAANTVAYRTVKLGSIIDGQRAIREGLAPGDRVIVNGLQRVRPGMTVVAETAPAQPAVTKVALK is encoded by the coding sequence ATGAGCACGCCCGTCACCGCCTCCGCCCTCTCCACCACCACCGCACGCCGGGTCGCTCCGTTGTCGCGTTATCGTTTCTTCCTTTCCCTCGTCAGCCTGAGCTTGGTCGCCGTCGTCGCGGTCGCCGCAGCTCCCGCCGCCGCCCCGGCCGGCCCCAAGGTCACCGTCGCTTCTGTCGAGCAACGCACCGTGACCGAGCACCGCGAACTTCTCGGCCGCGTTGAAGCTGTCGAGTCGGTCGAACTCCGCCCGCGCGTTTCCGGCCATATCGACGAAGTCCGCCTCCAGGCCGGACAACTCGTCAACAAAGGCGACGTCCTCTTCACCATCGACCCGCGCTGGTATCGCGCCCAGTTCGACCTCGCCACCGCGCAAGCCCAGAGCGCCCGCGTCCGCGTGAGCATCGCCGAGCGCGAAGCCAAGCGCTCCGACGACCTCCTCAAAGAGCGCGCCATCTCCGTCGAGGAAGCCGACACCCGCAGCTCCCGTCTCGCCGAAGCCCGCGCCGATCTCCTTGCCGCCGAGGCGACGCTTGCCAGCGCCCGCCTCGATCTTGAATACACCGAAGTGCGTGCGCCCATCACCGGCCGCGTCAACCGCGCCTACGTCACCAGCGGCAACCTCGTCTCCGGCGCACCCGGTGCCGCCACGCTCCTCACCTCCATCGTCTCGACCGGCGAAGTTTACGTTTACGCCGATGTCGATGAAGCCACCGTCCTGACCTTTAACCGCCTGCAAGCCGCCGGACGCCTCGCCACCAACTCCGCCGGTCGCATCGCCGTCGAGATGGAGCTCAGCGATGAAACCGGTTTCCCGCACCGCGGCGTGATCGAGTCCGCCGACAACCGTCTTGATCCCGGCACCGGCAGCCTCGTGTTGCGTATGGTTTTTTCGAATACAAACGGACAACTCATTCCCGGCCTCTCCGCCCGCGTCCGCCTTCCGGTCAGCGCACCCGAGCCCACGCTCTTCATCAGCGAGCGCGCCATAGGCACCGACCAGAGCCAGAAATTCGTTCTCACCGTGGACGCCGCCAACACCGTCGCCTACCGCACCGTCAAACTCGGCTCCATCATCGACGGACAACGCGCCATCCGCGAAGGCCTCGCCCCCGGTGACCGCGTCATCGTCAACGGTCTCCAGCGCGTCCGTCCCGGCATGACCGTCGTCGCCGAAACCGCCCCCGCCCAGCCCGCCGTCACCAAGGTCGCGCTGAAGTAA
- a CDS encoding TetR/AcrR family transcriptional regulator has product MGRTSNAKEKLLDAALELIWERSYGVVTIDAICEKAGVKKGSFYYFYESKSALAVEALEADWNECGKQKWDGLFSASIPPLERIRNFFLSTYEGQLALQKEHGQVLGCPCFSVGSETSTQDEAIRLKVQEILQRQVRYFESAIRDGQADGSIAAGDAASKAKCLFALLEGSLGQARIQNDLEFLRVLPETSLSILGVARTSTAA; this is encoded by the coding sequence ATGGGACGCACCAGTAACGCCAAGGAAAAGCTGCTCGATGCAGCGCTCGAGCTCATTTGGGAGCGCAGCTACGGCGTGGTCACCATCGACGCGATCTGCGAAAAGGCCGGCGTCAAAAAAGGCAGCTTCTACTATTTCTACGAATCCAAGTCGGCGCTGGCGGTTGAAGCCCTTGAGGCTGACTGGAATGAATGCGGTAAGCAGAAGTGGGACGGTCTTTTCTCGGCCTCAATCCCTCCTCTGGAACGCATTCGCAACTTCTTCCTAAGCACCTACGAAGGCCAGCTCGCGCTCCAGAAAGAGCATGGACAAGTCCTTGGTTGCCCGTGCTTTTCGGTTGGTTCCGAGACCAGCACTCAAGACGAGGCGATTCGTTTGAAAGTGCAGGAGATCCTTCAGCGCCAGGTCCGCTATTTCGAGTCCGCCATTCGCGACGGCCAGGCCGATGGTTCGATCGCCGCGGGTGATGCCGCCTCGAAAGCCAAGTGTCTCTTTGCCCTCCTTGAAGGCAGCCTCGGCCAGGCCCGCATCCAAAACGACCTCGAATTCCTCCGCGTTCTTCCAGAGACCTCCCTCAGCATCCTCGGCGTCGCCCGCACCTCTACGGCGGCTTAA